In Marinobacter sp. es.048, the following proteins share a genomic window:
- a CDS encoding IS3 family transposase (programmed frameshift) produces the protein MERIEVITGVQRRRRYSAQEKAFMVAECERPGMSVSLVARRHGISASLLFRWKKLMKDGGMSAIESGDEVVSASEVKALNKKVRDLERMLGRKTMEAEILREALEVAQSKKVDLAHAVAATGRYPLKRVAEVLKVSRSNLLDRLHGRQKGRCPRYKKQDDDRHLPVIRELCEVRAANGYRRITARLNRLLAANDERVNHKRVYRLMKQDGLLLPRYTGRPQERCHNGQVITLKPDLRWCSDGFEIRCWNKEVVRVAFSLDCCDRELMRYVATTGGVTAEMVQDLLLESLEYRFGQSEHVPHPLEWLTDNGSCYIAKETRAFASSLGFVVCTTPVRSPQSNGMAEAFVKTFKRDYIYLNDLPDAASVMAKLPEWIEDYNRSHPHKGLKMKSPWEYRAELASNE, from the exons GTGGAGAGAATCGAAGTCATAACCGGAGTGCAACGTCGTCGCCGGTATTCCGCACAGGAGAAGGCATTCATGGTTGCTGAGTGTGAGCGGCCAGGCATGTCAGTGTCGCTTGTAGCGCGACGTCATGGTATATCAGCAAGTCTGTTGTTCCGTTGGAAGAAGCTGATGAAAGACGGTGGCATGTCCGCGATTGAATCCGGTGATGAGGTTGTCAGTGCATCCGAGGTGAAGGCCCTGAACAAAAAGGTTCGGGACCTGGAGCGGATGTTGGGCCGCAAGACGATGGAAGCTGAAATACTCCGGGAAGCTCTGGAGGTGGCTCAGTCAA AAAAAGTTGATCTCGCGCATGCCGTTGCTGCCACCGGACGATACCCTCTGAAGCGGGTAGCGGAGGTACTGAAGGTATCGCGCTCCAACCTTCTGGATCGCCTTCACGGCCGCCAGAAAGGTAGATGTCCCAGATACAAAAAACAGGACGATGACCGGCATTTGCCGGTTATCAGAGAGCTGTGTGAAGTCCGTGCGGCCAATGGCTATCGAAGGATTACGGCACGCTTGAATCGGTTGCTTGCAGCCAACGATGAGCGAGTGAACCACAAGCGTGTGTACCGGCTGATGAAGCAGGATGGGCTGTTGTTGCCCCGTTACACGGGCCGGCCTCAGGAGCGTTGTCACAACGGCCAGGTCATTACGTTGAAGCCGGACCTCCGTTGGTGCTCAGACGGCTTCGAGATCCGCTGTTGGAATAAGGAGGTGGTTCGCGTGGCCTTCAGCCTGGACTGCTGTGATCGGGAACTGATGCGCTATGTGGCGACGACCGGGGGAGTCACCGCTGAGATGGTCCAGGACCTGTTGCTGGAAAGCCTGGAATACCGCTTCGGCCAGTCAGAGCATGTTCCACACCCGCTGGAATGGCTGACGGACAATGGCAGCTGCTACATTGCCAAAGAAACGCGAGCGTTCGCATCTTCTCTGGGCTTTGTGGTGTGCACTACGCCTGTGAGAAGCCCGCAGAGCAACGGCATGGCTGAGGCCTTCGTGAAGACGTTCAAAAGGGACTATATTTACCTGAACGATCTTCCCGACGCCGCCTCTGTGATGGCGAAGTTGCCGGAATGGATCGAGGACTATAACCGCAGTCACCCACACAAGGGACTGAAAATGAAATCGCCCTGGGAATACCGGGCGGAACTGGCATCAAATGAATGA
- a CDS encoding restriction endonuclease subunit S produces MIQTWPSFRLKEICDISSSRRIRAHEYTKSGVPFYRGKEIIEKHNGALKVTTDLFISEKRFSEVCAKNGAPSAGDLLLTSVGTLGVPYVVKPGERFYFKDGNLTWFRKFDKIISDYLYYWFLSPSGKAELKRCTIGSSQPAFTIVLLKDIEIALPPLAVQQRIASILSAYDDLIDNNTRRIEILEEIAQRLYEEWFVYFRFPGHEEMGFKESELGEIPEGWEVQELGNVAQINPEAIKPKSAPDDVHYIDIASVSPGRIDKAETMQFSNAPGRARRIVRSGDVLWSCVRPNRRSCAMIIEPEKDTVASTGFAVLRAESISKHYLYQYVRADQFVSYLVNRATGAAYPAVKASDFKEAVIIVPQGDILSHFDDSVAPMRSLIHRLERKNANLRAQRDLLIPKLISGEVDVSDIPMPEDKEVEAA; encoded by the coding sequence ATGATCCAGACGTGGCCCAGCTTTCGACTGAAAGAAATCTGTGACATATCTTCCAGCAGAAGAATTCGTGCCCATGAGTACACAAAAAGTGGTGTGCCTTTTTACAGAGGCAAGGAGATCATTGAGAAACACAACGGCGCTTTGAAAGTAACAACAGATCTCTTTATCTCTGAGAAAAGGTTTTCAGAAGTCTGCGCTAAGAATGGCGCCCCCTCTGCTGGAGATCTACTTCTTACGTCAGTTGGAACACTGGGGGTTCCTTATGTGGTTAAGCCCGGAGAGCGGTTTTATTTCAAAGATGGGAATCTAACTTGGTTTCGTAAATTTGATAAGATCATAAGCGACTACCTGTATTACTGGTTCCTTTCTCCATCAGGCAAAGCCGAGCTGAAACGCTGCACAATCGGCTCTTCACAGCCCGCCTTCACAATAGTGCTTCTGAAAGACATTGAGATTGCACTACCACCTCTGGCTGTTCAGCAAAGAATTGCCTCCATTCTCTCCGCCTACGACGACCTCATCGATAACAATACGCGCCGTATCGAGATCCTCGAAGAGATCGCCCAACGGCTTTACGAAGAGTGGTTCGTCTACTTCCGCTTCCCTGGGCATGAGGAGATGGGGTTCAAGGAGAGCGAGCTTGGGGAGATTCCTGAGGGGTGGGAGGTTCAGGAGCTTGGTAATGTTGCTCAGATTAACCCAGAGGCGATTAAGCCGAAATCTGCACCGGATGATGTCCATTACATTGATATCGCCTCTGTATCGCCGGGAAGAATTGATAAAGCTGAGACGATGCAATTCTCTAACGCTCCTGGTCGTGCAAGACGAATCGTAAGATCGGGCGATGTATTGTGGTCGTGTGTCAGGCCTAACCGGCGCTCATGTGCCATGATCATTGAACCGGAGAAAGATACAGTTGCCTCAACTGGTTTTGCAGTATTGAGAGCGGAGAGCATTTCCAAACACTACCTATATCAGTATGTCCGAGCTGACCAGTTTGTTAGCTACTTAGTCAATCGAGCGACGGGGGCTGCTTACCCGGCCGTTAAGGCTTCTGACTTCAAAGAGGCGGTGATCATAGTGCCGCAAGGAGACATTCTCTCTCATTTCGATGATTCGGTCGCGCCCATGAGAAGCCTGATTCACAGGTTGGAGAGGAAAAACGCTAACCTCCGCGCCCAACGCGACCTCCTCATCCCCAAGCTGATCTCCGGTGAGGTCGATGTATCCGACATTCCCATGCCCGAAGACAAGGAGGTAGAAGCCGCATGA
- a CDS encoding type I restriction-modification system subunit M, whose amino-acid sequence MVNGDVGKRLWAAADQLWANTGLKPAEFSAPVLGLIFLKYADNKYAAAEEKLGLVGSGGRRKVSKDDYLAEGVIFLPETARFSYLQSLTEGDNIGKAINDAMKAIEDENPDLKGALPRNYTALDNWVLQELLKQLGPVNLSGDAFGKVYEYFLGNFALKEGQKGGVFYTPESIVKLIVEIIEPYHGRIFDPACGSGGMFVHSADFVERHHKTAMDEISIFGTEKDQTTVNLNKMNLAVHGLSGDVRVSNTYYEDPHGTIDSKGEGFFDFVMANPPFNVSGVDKERLEGDPRFRLGMPRTDNANYLWIQLFYAALKPNGRAGFVMANSAGDARGSEQAIRQRLIESGAVDVIVSVGPNFFYTVTLPCTLWFFDRAKSETDRGNKVLFIDARHLYHQIDRAHRDWLPEQIEFLANVVRLHRGEAVELDQGSEPLLIEKGLGEGYADVPGFCKVATRAEIEAQGWSLNPGRYVGAAAREAENVDFTERLEELAEELEVLNAESRELEDLIGESVVKVMEKSV is encoded by the coding sequence TTGGTTAATGGAGATGTAGGGAAACGCCTGTGGGCAGCCGCCGACCAATTATGGGCCAACACCGGCCTCAAGCCCGCTGAGTTCTCGGCCCCAGTGCTGGGCCTGATTTTCCTCAAGTACGCCGATAACAAGTATGCCGCAGCCGAGGAGAAGCTCGGTCTGGTGGGATCCGGTGGCCGCCGAAAGGTGAGCAAAGATGACTACCTGGCCGAGGGCGTAATTTTTCTCCCTGAAACCGCCCGCTTTTCTTATCTGCAGTCCCTCACCGAGGGCGACAATATCGGCAAGGCCATCAACGATGCCATGAAGGCCATCGAGGATGAGAATCCCGACCTGAAAGGTGCGCTGCCCCGTAACTACACGGCCCTGGACAACTGGGTGCTGCAGGAACTGCTCAAACAGCTGGGCCCAGTGAATCTATCGGGCGACGCCTTTGGCAAGGTCTACGAGTATTTCCTCGGTAACTTCGCCCTCAAGGAAGGTCAGAAAGGCGGCGTCTTCTATACCCCAGAATCCATCGTCAAGCTAATCGTCGAGATCATCGAGCCCTACCACGGACGCATCTTCGACCCGGCCTGTGGGTCAGGCGGCATGTTCGTCCACTCGGCAGACTTCGTGGAGCGTCACCACAAGACGGCAATGGACGAAATCTCGATCTTCGGCACCGAGAAGGATCAGACCACCGTCAACCTCAACAAGATGAACCTCGCGGTGCATGGCCTATCCGGAGATGTGCGGGTATCCAATACGTACTACGAGGACCCGCATGGGACAATCGACAGCAAAGGTGAAGGCTTCTTCGATTTCGTGATGGCCAATCCCCCATTCAATGTCTCTGGAGTGGACAAAGAGCGCCTGGAAGGCGACCCACGGTTCCGCCTCGGGATGCCCAGGACTGATAATGCCAACTACCTCTGGATCCAGCTGTTTTACGCAGCCTTGAAGCCTAATGGCCGGGCTGGCTTTGTCATGGCCAACTCGGCGGGTGATGCCCGCGGCAGCGAGCAGGCGATCCGCCAGAGACTGATCGAGTCCGGTGCTGTTGATGTGATCGTCTCAGTAGGGCCGAACTTCTTCTATACCGTCACGCTGCCCTGCACCCTGTGGTTCTTCGACCGGGCCAAGAGCGAGACCGATCGTGGCAACAAGGTGCTGTTCATCGACGCCCGCCACCTCTACCACCAGATCGACCGGGCGCATCGAGACTGGCTACCAGAGCAGATCGAGTTCTTGGCTAATGTCGTCCGCCTACATCGTGGTGAAGCCGTAGAGCTCGATCAGGGCAGCGAGCCGCTTCTGATTGAGAAGGGCTTAGGCGAGGGCTACGCCGATGTGCCTGGGTTTTGTAAGGTAGCGACTCGGGCCGAGATCGAGGCTCAGGGCTGGTCACTAAATCCTGGGCGGTACGTTGGAGCTGCAGCGAGAGAGGCCGAGAATGTGGACTTTACAGAGCGACTGGAGGAGCTGGCCGAGGAGTTGGAGGTGCTGAACGCGGAGTCGAGGGAACTGGAAGACCTGATTGGAGAGAGTGTGGTTAAGGTCATGGAGAAGTCCGTATGA